The Arachis ipaensis cultivar K30076 chromosome B07, Araip1.1, whole genome shotgun sequence genome includes a window with the following:
- the LOC107609249 gene encoding aspartic proteinase PCS1 — MAPPLCMLIFLLFFSFPFSSSFILNNNHSLSFPLTLTETPLVKHVSNSINKNQRLRILSSYNVKSSFKYSMALVVSLPIGTPPQIQQMVLDTGSQLSWIQCNPKQRTNSKTTSPRPPTTSFDPSLSSSFSLLPCTHPACKPPVPDFTLPTSCDQNRICHYSYFYADGTYAEGKLVREKLALSNSQSTPPLILGCAQDSKDPWGILGMNRGRLSFPSQAQVTKFSYCVPTRQDRSSSVTGSFYLGDNPDSSHFRYVDILTFPQSQTMPNLDPLAYTVPMQGIRIGATKLNIPPSVFKPDAGGSGQTMVDSGSELTYLVDAAYNRVREEVVRLVGPRIKKGYVYGNAADMCFDGNAVEIGRLIGDMAFEFEKGVEIVIPKERVLADVGGGVHCLGIGRSERLGAASNIIGNIHQQNQWVEFDLANHRLGFGEADCARLAK, encoded by the coding sequence ATGGCACCGCCACTCTGCATGCTTATCTTCCTCTTGTTCTTCTCGTTCCCTTTCTCATCCTCCTTCATACTCAACAACAACCACTCTCTTTCTTTTCCTCTTACACTAACAGAAACACCTCTCGTCAAACATGTATCTAATTCCATCAACAAGAACCAAAGACTCAGGATCCTCTCTTCCTACAACGTCAAATCATCTTTCAAGTATTCCATGGCGCTTGTGGTGTCCCTTCCAATAGGAACACCACCGCAAATTCAACAAATGGTTTTAGACACTGGAAGCCAGCTTTCTTGGATTCAGTGTAACCCAAAACAGAGGACCAATAGCAAAACGACATCGCCACGTCCTCCTACCACGTCGTTTGatccttctctctcttcttctttttctcttctaccTTGCACCCACCCAGCCTGCAAGCCGCCAGTTCCCGATTTTACCCTCCCCACTAGCTGCGACCAGAATCGCATCTGTCACTACTCCTACTTCTACGCAGACGGCACCTACGCCGAGGGCAAACTCGTCCGAGAAAAACTCGCCCTCTCAAATTCCCAATCTACCCCTCCTTTAATCCTCGGTTGTGCTCAGGACTCCAAAGACCCCTGGGGCATTTTGGGAATGAATCGTGGACGCTTGTCGTTCCCTTCCCAGGCCCAAGTAACCAAATTTAGTTACTGCGTCCCGACCCGCCAGGACCGTTCCAGTTCTGTAACCGGGTCGTTTTACCTTGGGGACAACCCGGATTCTTCACACTTTCGTTATGTAGACATTTTGACTTTTCCTCAAAGTCAAACCATGCCGAACCTGGACCCCTTGGCTTACACTGTTCCAATGCAAGGTATTCGAATTGGGGCCACAAAGCTGAACATTCCTCCTTCGGTTTTCAAGCCCGACGCTGGAGGGTCGGGTCAAACCATGGTTGACTCCGGATCCGAGTTAACTTATCTAGTGGACGCGGCTTACAATAGGGTGCGTGAGGAAGTGGTGAGGCTGGTGGGTCCCAGAATCAAGAAGGGGTACGTGTACGGCAATGCTGCGGACATGTGTTTCGATGGAAACGCCGTTGAGATTGGACGGTTGATAGGGGACATGGCATTTGAGTTCGAGAAGGGAGTGGAGATTGTCATACCCAAAGAAAGGGTTCTTGCCGACGTGGGCGGTGGGGTCCACTGTTTGGGGATTGGGAGGTCAGAGAGATTGGGTGCGGCAAGTAACATAATAGGAAATATCCATCAACAAAATCAATGGGTAGAATTTGATCTTGCAAATCATAGACTTGGTTTCGGTGAAGCCGATTGTGCAAGATTAGCCAAGTGA